The stretch of DNA GCTGATATGTGATCCCAACTAAGAAAAAGAATGCCCTCTCTTTGcattcttttgatattttccaTAAGAGATTGTACCACTAATTTTATCCGAATCTTGCATATATGAAATCACAACTGATAATAAAGACAAGGTGAAACTGAGAAACTGCAACCTATCAACGGAAAATAACGATATATTGAAACCAGAGAAGCTTGTTAACGAGGGGAACTATATATGTAACCAGGATGCAGatagttaaaaaaacattttactaGCTTTACCATGCACATGAAGTTCAATGAGAGATAAACTAGACACCCACCTGACAATATCATCGCCAATCTCAGGAGTTATACTAATACTTCTCCTCCTTATTCTCTTAGTTTCCACTTTCGCTCCTCCAACAGATTTACAGCTGCACATGAAAACTGAATACATAAggatttttttaacaaacttaaGGCACCAGATCTAAGTTTCTGACACCATTTTATTAAAGCAAAAACTAGACGAAAGATCTCGGTAAGCACTAAACCAGACACCAACAAACACCATACCCTCTTGCAGCAATAATTNNNNNNNNNNNNNNNNNNNNNNNNNNNNNNNNNNNNNNaaaaaaaaagaagcaaatatcAAATTTGCGAAAAACCTCTCCAGCATATACAAGTTGCAAAGGACAAAAACCTTAACTAACCTTGATGTGGCAGCATCACTGGTGAAATCTCGTGCCAAGTTCTTGTCGCCACTTAGCATGGACCTCGTACGGGCTCGGAAGGAAAGATGTTCGGGACTGTAGCCgcgatataaataaaaaaagaaagatctaaGAAATTAGAAGACTGGAATTATGAGTGTGggaaaatcaaacaacaagttACTTGGTTTCAAAatgcatatacatatacaattcAACAGGGATGAGGGTAACCTGGAATTAGCAGTCCGCTGATCAGCAATGACCTTTCTCCGGCTCTGCCGCCAAAACTCGTTAGCCATGTTTGACTCGCTCTGTGAGAAACTGgagaataaaagataatatGAATGACATAAGGTTATCTATTCCATTCCTCGATTTAACAGAAGCTATCTTCAAACCTGGGGTTGGCTAGCACAgaaacataataataacaactAGGCTTATCACCTTAATTTCCTCTCTAGCGTAGAGGCAGATCGTAACAGCATATTCCTTGACGGTGGACCAGACACATTTGGAGACCCATCCAGTTTCCTGTGCAACGAAaggttttcatctttttctgcactgtacaacaacaacaattagaAACTCTGTAGGCAAAAACACTGAGTATTGAACAAAGGTGTAGTAAAATATGGTGCACACTATACTTATATAGTTAATGGATGTTCATGCAGTGAGATTTTACAATTTCGAACTTCAATATCTACTTACTTTTCATGGTCAATTCTCTCTGGATAACCAAACATGGGACTGTTTGGCTCCAAAGGTGAATCGCAAGAATCATTCTCTGCAGAGTCACTTTCCCCTGCCGCTGACATATGACTCATAAAAATTGCCTTGGTTGATAGAGGGATAAGCTGACCAGGAAATCGCATTAGATCAACCAGCATTTCCACAGAATTCAGCAGAACCGTGACAGAAATATGACTAAACGAGTCCACACTCTCAGCAGCTCCATCACTTGGCAAACCCTGATCAAACAAATCAACCAAAATGCATAGCATGATTAAAGGTGGTCAAAATATTCGGACTTTAAGTCATGACGAATATTTTTTCTCGAGAATAACATTTATCAAAACTAATCATCATATGCAAATATGGAGTGATTCTCAAGACCAGGGATCACATTGTTGTATGGTACTTAGCACTTACCACTACAAGCCTACTTTGAAGACCAACGGTATCAGCTAAAACTTTAAACAAGATTGCTCGAGGACGACAAGAACCATGCTTGATCTGTCCTAACAGTTGAATACCACAGTTTTCAAATGATTGTGTAGTTTTTGCCGGACTTTGGAGAGTTGATTGCTTATAAACATCTGCTACCTGCCAGACATTTCGACAAAAGATTTCAGATAACTAAAAGGAGTCAGCAAGAATTATGAAATGCCTGCTCTTACTGCATCTATAACATTTTGATGTTCCTGTAGAGACTAATAAATGGGATGCCaagcaaacaaaaatacatattccCTAATAACGATTTTTTCCAAGTAAGCACAACTAGAGAAAGAATAAGGGAAAGAAACTATGTAGTCTATGGGTGTTTATcttgaaacaaaacagaaatatattgATAGTTTCAcaatatagaaaacaaagaagacgtTAAGATCATGTGGCCTCTATCTTAGTATTGTAACGGGCACTCTCAAAATCACTTTTCATTAGACAGACATCTAGTCACAACTCTTCCTACCTCAAGTTTATCCATTTATGTTCACTATCTTTGCATGCAATTTAAATGGAAACAATATGGTTATTTAGTGATTTCATACAGGAAACAAATATATGACGCAGAGATACATTGAACATTTATACAAAGAAATTCAACCACTTACCAGTCCAGCAATTTTCTTGATAATGGTAGCTGGCTTTGAGTTCAATCCACTGACAAGTTTGGTAATCAGCTGCTTTTGCCTGAAAAGCTTTTTATCTTTCTGAAAATCAACAAGAATCACATCTGCCTTTAGACCTTCGTCACCCAGAGCATGAAGATCTTCCAATGTAGGAATGCTATTAAATAGCTGTTTCAATCTATTATCctgtagaaaaattaaatataaacattgttaaaggaagcaaaaagaaaaagacttttgACAGATAACACAAGTTAACCGAGTTCGAATACATCTCACTGAAACATCATTGAATACAGCTAATATAAACCTAAAAGTAGCTTACTGGGATCACAGAGTAGAAGCCATTTGGGATCGGCTCAGAAAGCGAACCAGTACTCCAGAGGATATTCGACGCAGTACAAGATGGCAGCCCATCTTGCCCAAGATTTCTGGGTGAGTCTTTAGTACTAGAGGTCTCTTCTTGCGATTCCAGATAAACAGAACCAAATCTCTCCACAAATTCTGAAGGCCACCAGGTTTGATTAGAAGGTCCTTGCTCTGATGGCCCAGCATCATCTCCCGTCTCTCCCATTGCCAATTTCCTTGATGCCTATAGTTATATCAACCCCTACTTATTACATAAGAGGAATATAGTAGATAAAAGAAGGAAATCCTAGAGACCAAAATATTGAGAAATGAGAAGCAAACTTCATTTACCACTAGCCCTTAATCTGAAGGTCATTCGATCTGCGTTCACAGAAACGaaaaaatggtaaataaaaactatgatGGTATCGAAAAAACGGAAATAAAGAAGGCGGAGATTTCAATGAATTCACTTAACAATTTCAAATGCATAAATACAAAGATTACAGAAAGAAACTATTTGCACTTGTTTTCTCACATCACAACCATTGCCAACTAGAGACAAATTCAAAATTACACCAGTTCGATGTGTGCATTAGTCAAACTACTAGTCTTTTGATGCCTTTGCATCGTCTGTCTCAAATGATTGAAGCTATTCCGATCTCCTCAAAGtctaggggaaaaaaaaaatctaaatgatCAATCCTAAATGTCTCACTGGATGAATGCACAAAAATGATTCCTTATGagccaaaaacacaaaacaagaagcGGAAACTAAAGACTTAAAGATAAGGAAACCATCAGCATTttcaataagaagaagagaatctcaCATTCTCACTCTCATAATCCAATATCACTCTCAAGTCAACGACAGAATCTGAGTAATTGAGTAGAGCaaaaccaacatatatatagatcccACGAAAATCCCCAGGTACTAAAATATCCACAATTCTACATAAATTTACTCCCGTATATAGCAGTTCATAAAGTGCGATCTACCCAGAAACTCAGTTTCAACGCTAAACCAATCCTAACGCAAAACCcaccaaacttttaaaaaccgATACAACTATCTAGAAAACCCCACCTAAGACCGATCCAATACACAGCACGAAGTGTCACAAAGataaaaaccaaatgaaatcaCAATTCCAATGATGAgcatttaaggaaaaaaaaaaaaaagtagagaaaggggtttttgaaaaaatcacCGTAATCAGATCCACGCATTCAAATTCCGATCGAACTCCCGATTCGAATAAATAAACGAAATCAAACTGCATAAAACAACGAACTCGATCTCACTGTTGAAGACAGATGCAgcgtacaaaaaaaaaaaaatcccgaTCAAAGGCAAAAAAAAGAGCTATGAGtttcacacacacatatatgtatgtgtgtgctTTGATTTGAATTTAATAAGAACTACTATTACAATTGGGATATTATTATACAGtggtttttttagattttgattttgagggaccaaaagaaagagagagagagagagagtgatggGATATTTAGGAAAGTGATGAAGACGAGggaaaggagaggaagaagaagaagagagacgacgACTGACCCCCCCCCCAAAACAAGTGACGATGGCCAAGTCACGTGCGAAGTTGATGAGTCACGTGTCATAAAGTAGATGCACCTCTCTCCGATAGACAGCTGGCAGCTCTCGTGAATCACCACCGtcgcttttctttcttttttgattgGCGGTGATGGTAATAAATCTTATTATGCAtctttttactctctttttttttttggtcaataatacataaattttataaaaagaaagaaaaattagcACATACATTAATTTTTTGACAACACATATATACCAATTAAAAGTGAGATGATCTTTATTCATTGAATGTAGTACATGACTTTTTTGAGTTATTATAGTGGATCTTAGTTAATTAATCTACTCAAAGTACTAATCAAGAATGTACTTTGATCTAATTtcggatttttaaaaattattatcataCTTTTCCTATTgttatgattcttttgttactaaaaaaaatatgaaagtaCTTTTGAAAAACAATAAGACTACAAATTGTTGGTTAAAactgaaaaagttaaaaaatattaagctGAATAAAATTGgatttgaatattattcaacacAATTATTTTCGAAATAGTAGATCAACAAATTGANAGTAATTGAGTAGAGCaaaaccaacatatatatagatcccACGAAAATCCCCAGGTACTAAAATATCCACAATTCTACATAAATTTACTCCCGTATATAGCAGTTCATAAAGTGCGATCTACCCAGAAACTCAGTTTCAACGCTAAACCAATCCTAACGCAAAACCcaccaaacttttaaaaaccgATACAACTATCTAGAAAACCCCACCTAAGACCGATCCAATACACAGCACGAAGTGTCACAAAGataaaaaccaaatgaaatcaCAATTCCAATGATGAgcatttaaggaaaaaaaaaaaaaagtagagaaaggGGTTTTTGTAAAAATCACCGTAATCAGATCCACGCATTCAAATTCCGATCGAACTCCCGATTCGAATAAATAAACGAAATCAAACTGCATAAAACAACGAACTCGATCTCACTGTTGAAGACAGATGCAgcgtacaaaaaaaaaaaaatcccgaTCAAAGGCAAAAAAAAGAGCTATGAGtttcacacacacatatatgtatgtgtgtgctTTGATTTGAATTTAATAAGAACTACTATTACAATTGGGATATTATTATACAGtggtttttttagattttgattttgagggaccaaaagaaagagagagagagagagagtgatggGATATTTAGGAAAGTGATGAAGACGAGggaaaggagaggaagaagaagaagagagacgacgACTGACCCCCCCCCCAAAACAAGTGACGATGGCCAAGTCACGTGCGAAGTTGATGAGTCACGTGTCATAAAGTAGATGCACCTCTCTCCGATAGACAGCTGGCAGCTCTCGTGAATCACCACCGtcgcttttctttcttttttgattgGCGGTGATGGTAATAAATCTTATTATGCAtctttttactctctttttttttttggtcaataatacataaattttataaaaagaaagaaaaattagcACATACATTAATTTTTTGACAACACATATATACCAATTAAAAGTGAGATGATCTTTATTCATTGAATGTAGTACATGACTTTTTTGAGTTATTATAGTGGATCTTAGTTAATTAATCTACTCAAAGTACTAATCAAGAATGTACTTTGATCTAATTtcggatttttaaaaattattatcataCTTTTCCTATTgttatgattcttttgttactaaaaaaaatatgaaagtaCTTTTGAAAAACAATAAGACTACAAATTGTTGGTTAAAactgaaaaagttaaaaaatattaagctGAATAAAATTGgatttgaatattattcaacacAATTATTTTCGAAATAGTAGATCAACAAATTGAACAATTTTATTGtagaattaatttattttttaaattgaatggattgaatagtttttttttaacttttttaaccCTTTCCATTTAAATGGTATAAGTtggttggatattttttttaaccctttcAACATTTTTAATCGTGCAAACATTTGCATCCAAATTAACGAACCTCAGATGTACTAAAATTGAATCTAcgataattgaataacaaaaaaaatgatagaggAGGGTTAAACATTAGAAACAGGACCTGTTACTTTTA from Camelina sativa cultivar DH55 chromosome 9, Cs, whole genome shotgun sequence encodes:
- the LOC104712547 gene encoding serine/threonine-protein kinase EDR1 isoform X2: MGETGDDAGPSEQGPSNQTWWPSEFVERFGSVYLESQEETSSTKDSPRNLGQDGLPSCTASNILWSTGSLSEPIPNGFYSVIPDNRLKQLFNSIPTLEDLHALGDEGLKADVILVDFQKDKKLFRQKQLITKLVSGLNSKPATIIKKIAGLVADVYKQSTLQSPAKTTQSFENCGIQLLGQIKHGSCRPRAILFKVLADTVGLQSRLVVGLPSDGAAESVDSFSHISVTVLLNSVEMLVDLMRFPGQLIPLSTKAIFMSHMSAAGESDSAENDSCDSPLEPNSPMFGYPERIDHENAEKDENLSLHRKLDGSPNVSGPPSRNMLLRSASTLERKLSFSQSESNMANEFWRQSRRKVIADQRTANSSPEHLSFRARTRSMLSGDKNLARDFTSDAATSSCKSVGGAKVETKRIRRRSISITPEIGDDIVRAVRAMNEALKQNRLSKEQGDDGSSPSSPNDRTDGSYLQKNVSGFHLDAHDQVSGGRSTLSREPLDPQKAISLPSSPQNYRSQYEQSGSSNRNISHIWDKVLGSPMFQNKPLLPYEEWNIDFSELTVGTRVGIGFFGEVFRGIWNGTDVAIKVFLEQDLTAENMEDFCNEISILSRLRHPNVILFLGACTKPPRLSLITEYMEMGSLYYLLHSSGQKKRLSWRRKLKMLRDICRGLMCIHRMGIVHRDIKSANCLLSNKWTVKICDFGLSRIMTGTTMRDTVSAGTPEWMAPELIRNEPFSEKCDIFSLGVIMWELCTLSRPWEGVPPERVVYAIAYEGARLEIPEGPLGKLIADCWTEPEQRPSCNEILSRLLDCEYSLC
- the LOC104712547 gene encoding serine/threonine-protein kinase EDR1 isoform X1; this translates as MQFDFVYLFESGVRSEFECVDLITASRKLAMGETGDDAGPSEQGPSNQTWWPSEFVERFGSVYLESQEETSSTKDSPRNLGQDGLPSCTASNILWSTGSLSEPIPNGFYSVIPDNRLKQLFNSIPTLEDLHALGDEGLKADVILVDFQKDKKLFRQKQLITKLVSGLNSKPATIIKKIAGLVADVYKQSTLQSPAKTTQSFENCGIQLLGQIKHGSCRPRAILFKVLADTVGLQSRLVVGLPSDGAAESVDSFSHISVTVLLNSVEMLVDLMRFPGQLIPLSTKAIFMSHMSAAGESDSAENDSCDSPLEPNSPMFGYPERIDHENAEKDENLSLHRKLDGSPNVSGPPSRNMLLRSASTLERKLSFSQSESNMANEFWRQSRRKVIADQRTANSSPEHLSFRARTRSMLSGDKNLARDFTSDAATSSCKSVGGAKVETKRIRRRSISITPEIGDDIVRAVRAMNEALKQNRLSKEQGDDGSSPSSPNDRTDGSYLQKNVSGFHLDAHDQVSGGRSTLSREPLDPQKAISLPSSPQNYRSQYEQSGSSNRNISHIWDKVLGSPMFQNKPLLPYEEWNIDFSELTVGTRVGIGFFGEVFRGIWNGTDVAIKVFLEQDLTAENMEDFCNEISILSRLRHPNVILFLGACTKPPRLSLITEYMEMGSLYYLLHSSGQKKRLSWRRKLKMLRDICRGLMCIHRMGIVHRDIKSANCLLSNKWTVKICDFGLSRIMTGTTMRDTVSAGTPEWMAPELIRNEPFSEKCDIFSLGVIMWELCTLSRPWEGVPPERVVYAIAYEGARLEIPEGPLGKLIADCWTEPEQRPSCNEILSRLLDCEYSLC